From the Jatrophihabitans endophyticus genome, one window contains:
- a CDS encoding beta strand repeat-containing protein → MFRIALPSRRRTTAGIAVGALALTTAAVLTATPAAAAGATLNVTTTADIAANAGACGNSSVTTAPSPLSLREATCLANNIGGSVTIDVPAGTYNLSNGELQLGSAAGQNASIVGAGSASTIIDAGGNSRVLDLDFNLTGGVTTNISGLTIRNGADETYGGAGIIGGSNLNSSADALTLTGVVLTDNHANAASPTVTNRPGGAVQFFGGQLTITNSVIRNNSAGSSYGSGVAYGANGDASPEGLTVTGTTFTGNSGTNADTSAGTKVGGALEMFGTSGSNFSIANSRFINNSVTSNSGTTSPVGAGIWQQSGNLTVTESTFTGNSVSGGTGTPSGGAIAATGGTLTMHYNRVVGNIASAGSGLYASGSVNATDNWWGCNTGPNTTGCDTTSGGTVTAAPRLVLSGSASPAKVTGPNATSTITASFVSDSAGTNVVTSNLDVFETLPVTFSDPPGDATVTTSAGSHTKPFGSGSASIDFHSNTTAGNVATTLAFDNAIVNVPVEVDQAPAITSANSTTFAIGQAGSFTVTTTGYPSPAITETGSLPSGLTFTDNGDGTATIAGTPTGSGGTYPLNLTANNGISPNATQTLTLSVGQPPAFTSPATATFKIGTAGSFTVTTSGVPTVSTITESGTLPSGLTFTDNGDGTATIAGTPTGTGNTYPVTLTATNGVSPNGTQALTVQVNQAPAVTSNPADQTVQPGTSVSFSAAASGVPTPSVQWQRSTDGGTSFANLAGATATTYTHTATAAENGYLYRAVFTNAAGTATTTAATLNVGTAPAFTSADYTRFGAGRAGSFTVTTSGVPNATLSRTGSGFPSWLTLTDNGDGTGTLTGTPPAGSGGAYTFTLKAANGFSPSASQNFTLFVDESPVITSTDHATFTVGSAGSFAVTTTAGYPTATRVTRTGALPSGVTFVDNGNGTATLAGNPAPGTGGTYPVTITADNAGTAPATTQSFTLTVNESPAITSPDHAIFAVGTAGSFTVTADNGYPAPPALTETGTLPGGLTFTDNGDGTATLDGTPRAGTGGVYTMVVTAGNGHSTDATQTFTLTVNESARITSADHADFTKGTASTFTVTTAGGQPSTVTLSETGALPRGLSFSDNGDGTATIAGTPTESGVFGVTITASNGVQPDATQSFTLTVAGPPTITSPDTATFRADQDSFFTITTAAGTPARTTISIDGALPRGFAFVDNGDGTAGIAGNTGPHGGGRFPVTVTADNGVAPADTQTLTLIVNDPPVITSPATATFIIGAAGSQTVTTVGYPTAALTETGALPAGVTFVDNGDGTGTLAGTPDADTQGTYPVTLTAANGVGADDVQSFTLVVAKKAQAITVTSTVPDSPVVGGSYALAATADSGLPVAFTVDGATSGYGTTGQACAISDGGRVLLQHVGHCRIDYTQGGNGTYAAAPTVSDDFDIAAIATTTTVSSSQASSVYGQPVRLHAVVAAGSQFPKGTVQFSVAGDKLGDPVPVDGAGAADSVALTDTHGDALVPGSYAVRADFTPADPTTYAVSGAGITQVVNQAATTTKLAVTDTQLSATVAPVAPGAGAPSGDVVFSVAGAKVGSAPVTDGVATLDYRVPAGQARQVAAQYGGDERFTGSSDSVARRDPRITATVSSRTKPTRFGWYRTPVTVSFRCTTNGSPLVGSCPKSVTLSRSAAAQSVTRTIAAADGGMATVTVRGIDIDRSAPAVRVSGVRNGATYYGAAPTARCVGKDGLSGVASCRLTKRTSGVTTRYRATVTDKAGNTRTVTGSYRTSGIVLAGTRFTKGAWDVKPGKTYTIVVYANSRPRYYDAAVYPKKPFKRDSAFHKAGKGRWTLGVTMDRIMRTHTYWNLGVKVGATLHRVKVRARH, encoded by the coding sequence ATGTTCCGAATCGCCCTGCCCTCCCGCCGTCGGACCACCGCCGGCATCGCCGTCGGCGCGCTCGCGCTGACCACGGCGGCGGTGCTGACCGCGACGCCGGCGGCGGCCGCCGGCGCGACGCTCAACGTCACGACGACGGCCGACATCGCCGCCAACGCCGGCGCGTGCGGCAACAGCAGCGTGACCACGGCGCCGTCGCCGCTGAGCCTGCGCGAGGCCACCTGCCTCGCCAACAACATCGGGGGTTCGGTCACCATCGACGTGCCGGCCGGCACGTACAACCTCAGCAACGGGGAGCTGCAGCTCGGCAGCGCCGCCGGCCAGAACGCATCGATCGTCGGGGCAGGGTCCGCGTCCACCATCATCGACGCCGGCGGGAACAGCCGGGTGCTCGACCTTGACTTCAACCTGACCGGCGGGGTCACCACCAACATCAGCGGGCTCACCATCCGCAACGGTGCCGACGAGACCTACGGCGGCGCCGGCATCATCGGCGGTTCCAACCTCAACTCCTCGGCCGACGCGCTCACGCTCACCGGCGTGGTGCTCACCGACAACCACGCCAACGCCGCGTCGCCGACGGTGACCAATCGGCCCGGCGGAGCCGTGCAGTTCTTCGGCGGCCAGCTGACCATCACGAACTCGGTGATCCGCAACAACTCGGCCGGCAGCAGCTACGGCTCGGGTGTCGCCTACGGCGCGAACGGCGACGCCTCGCCCGAGGGGCTCACCGTCACCGGCACCACGTTCACCGGCAACTCCGGCACCAACGCCGACACCTCCGCCGGCACGAAGGTCGGCGGCGCACTGGAGATGTTCGGCACGAGCGGCAGCAACTTCTCCATCGCGAACTCGCGATTCATCAACAACTCGGTCACGTCCAACAGCGGCACCACCAGCCCGGTCGGGGCGGGCATCTGGCAGCAGAGCGGCAACCTGACCGTCACCGAGAGCACGTTCACCGGCAACTCCGTCTCGGGCGGCACCGGCACCCCCTCCGGTGGCGCCATCGCAGCCACCGGCGGCACGCTGACGATGCACTACAACCGGGTGGTCGGCAACATCGCCAGCGCCGGCAGCGGTCTGTACGCCAGCGGCAGCGTCAACGCCACCGACAACTGGTGGGGCTGCAACACCGGCCCCAACACCACCGGGTGCGACACCACGAGTGGCGGCACCGTCACCGCGGCGCCGCGGCTGGTGCTGAGCGGCTCGGCGAGCCCGGCCAAGGTCACCGGCCCGAACGCGACGTCGACGATCACGGCGTCGTTCGTCTCGGACTCGGCGGGCACGAACGTCGTCACGTCCAACCTGGACGTCTTCGAGACCCTGCCGGTGACGTTCTCCGACCCGCCGGGCGACGCGACGGTGACGACGTCGGCCGGTTCGCACACCAAGCCCTTCGGCTCGGGCAGCGCGAGCATCGACTTCCACTCGAACACGACGGCGGGCAACGTCGCGACGACGTTGGCCTTCGACAACGCCATCGTGAACGTGCCGGTGGAGGTCGACCAGGCGCCGGCCATCACCAGCGCCAACAGCACGACGTTCGCGATCGGCCAGGCCGGCAGCTTCACCGTCACCACCACGGGTTACCCGAGCCCGGCGATCACCGAGACCGGCTCGCTGCCGAGTGGACTGACCTTCACCGACAACGGCGACGGCACCGCGACCATCGCGGGCACGCCGACCGGGTCGGGCGGCACGTACCCGCTGAACCTGACCGCGAACAACGGGATCAGCCCGAACGCGACGCAGACCCTCACGCTGTCGGTGGGGCAGCCCCCGGCGTTCACCAGTCCGGCGACGGCCACCTTCAAGATCGGCACCGCGGGCAGCTTCACGGTGACCACGTCGGGTGTGCCGACGGTCTCGACGATCACGGAGTCGGGCACGCTGCCGAGCGGGCTGACCTTCACCGACAACGGCGACGGCACCGCGACCATCGCGGGCACGCCGACGGGCACGGGCAACACGTACCCGGTGACGCTGACCGCGACCAACGGGGTGTCGCCCAACGGCACGCAGGCGTTGACCGTCCAGGTGAACCAGGCCCCGGCCGTCACGAGCAACCCGGCGGACCAGACGGTGCAGCCGGGCACGTCGGTCAGCTTCAGCGCCGCCGCGTCGGGTGTGCCGACGCCGTCGGTGCAGTGGCAGCGTTCGACCGACGGCGGGACGAGCTTCGCCAACCTCGCCGGTGCCACCGCCACCACCTACACGCACACCGCCACCGCAGCCGAGAACGGCTACCTCTACCGGGCCGTGTTCACCAACGCGGCCGGCACGGCCACGACCACCGCGGCCACGTTGAACGTGGGCACCGCACCGGCCTTCACGAGCGCCGACTACACCCGCTTCGGCGCCGGCAGGGCCGGGTCGTTCACCGTCACCACCAGCGGCGTGCCGAACGCGACGCTGTCGCGCACGGGCAGCGGCTTCCCGTCCTGGCTGACGTTGACCGACAACGGTGACGGCACGGGCACGCTGACCGGCACCCCGCCGGCCGGGTCGGGCGGTGCGTACACCTTCACTCTCAAGGCGGCCAACGGGTTCAGCCCGTCGGCGTCGCAGAACTTCACGCTCTTCGTCGACGAGTCGCCGGTCATCACGAGCACCGACCACGCCACCTTCACCGTCGGCAGCGCCGGTTCGTTCGCGGTCACCACGACCGCGGGCTACCCCACCGCGACGCGGGTGACGCGGACCGGCGCGCTGCCCAGCGGCGTCACCTTCGTCGACAACGGAAACGGCACCGCCACGCTGGCGGGCAACCCGGCCCCCGGCACCGGCGGCACGTACCCCGTGACGATCACGGCCGACAACGCCGGCACCGCGCCGGCGACGACGCAGTCCTTCACGCTGACGGTGAACGAGTCCCCGGCCATCACGAGCCCGGACCACGCCATCTTCGCGGTCGGCACGGCCGGGTCGTTCACGGTCACCGCCGACAACGGGTACCCGGCACCGCCGGCGCTGACCGAGACCGGCACCCTGCCCGGCGGGCTGACCTTCACCGACAACGGTGACGGCACCGCGACGCTCGACGGCACCCCGAGGGCGGGCACCGGCGGCGTCTACACGATGGTCGTCACCGCGGGCAACGGCCACTCGACCGACGCGACGCAGACCTTCACGCTGACGGTGAACGAGTCGGCGCGCATCACCTCGGCCGACCACGCCGACTTCACCAAGGGCACCGCGAGCACGTTCACGGTCACGACCGCGGGCGGCCAGCCGTCGACCGTGACACTGAGCGAAACGGGCGCGCTGCCGCGCGGCCTCTCCTTCAGCGACAACGGCGACGGCACCGCGACGATCGCCGGCACGCCCACCGAGAGCGGCGTCTTCGGCGTCACCATCACGGCGAGCAACGGTGTGCAGCCGGACGCGACGCAGTCGTTCACGCTCACCGTCGCAGGCCCGCCGACCATCACCAGCCCGGACACCGCGACCTTCCGGGCCGACCAGGACAGCTTCTTCACCATCACGACCGCGGCCGGCACCCCGGCCCGCACGACCATCTCGATCGACGGGGCCCTGCCGCGAGGGTTCGCCTTCGTCGACAACGGCGACGGCACCGCCGGGATCGCCGGCAACACCGGCCCGCACGGCGGCGGTCGCTTCCCGGTGACGGTCACCGCCGACAACGGCGTGGCGCCGGCGGACACGCAGACGCTCACGCTGATCGTGAACGACCCGCCGGTGATCACCTCGCCCGCCACGGCGACGTTCATCATCGGCGCGGCCGGCAGCCAGACCGTGACCACCGTCGGCTACCCGACGGCGGCGCTCACCGAGACCGGTGCGCTGCCGGCCGGCGTGACGTTCGTCGACAACGGCGACGGCACCGGCACGCTCGCGGGCACGCCCGACGCCGACACGCAGGGCACCTACCCGGTGACCCTGACCGCCGCCAACGGCGTCGGCGCGGACGACGTGCAGTCGTTCACGCTCGTCGTCGCGAAGAAGGCGCAGGCGATCACGGTGACCTCGACGGTCCCGGACAGCCCTGTGGTGGGCGGCAGCTACGCGTTGGCGGCCACCGCCGACTCCGGCCTTCCTGTCGCCTTCACGGTGGACGGCGCGACGTCGGGCTACGGCACGACGGGCCAGGCGTGCGCGATCTCCGACGGTGGCCGGGTGCTGCTGCAGCACGTGGGTCACTGCCGCATCGACTACACGCAGGGCGGGAACGGCACATATGCGGCGGCGCCGACGGTGTCCGACGACTTCGACATCGCGGCCATCGCCACCACCACGACGGTGTCGTCCTCGCAGGCCTCCAGCGTCTACGGGCAGCCGGTGCGGCTGCACGCGGTGGTCGCGGCGGGCTCGCAGTTCCCGAAGGGCACGGTGCAGTTCTCGGTGGCCGGCGACAAGCTCGGCGACCCGGTGCCGGTGGACGGTGCGGGTGCGGCCGACAGTGTCGCGCTGACCGACACGCACGGTGACGCGTTGGTGCCGGGGTCGTACGCGGTGCGGGCGGACTTCACGCCGGCCGACCCGACCACCTACGCGGTCTCCGGCGCCGGGATCACGCAGGTCGTGAACCAGGCCGCCACCACCACGAAGCTCGCGGTGACCGACACGCAACTGTCGGCCACGGTGGCGCCGGTGGCGCCGGGCGCGGGTGCCCCGAGCGGTGACGTGGTGTTCTCGGTGGCCGGGGCCAAGGTCGGCTCCGCGCCGGTGACCGACGGCGTCGCCACGCTGGACTACCGGGTGCCCGCGGGCCAGGCCCGCCAGGTCGCGGCGCAGTACGGCGGCGACGAGCGGTTCACCGGCTCGTCGGACTCGGTGGCGCGTCGCGACCCGAGGATCACCGCCACGGTGAGCTCGCGGACCAAGCCGACCCGGTTCGGCTGGTACCGCACCCCGGTCACGGTGTCGTTCCGCTGCACCACGAACGGGTCGCCGCTGGTCGGGTCCTGCCCGAAGTCGGTGACGCTGTCGCGCAGCGCCGCGGCGCAGTCGGTGACCCGCACGATCGCGGCGGCCGACGGCGGCATGGCCACCGTCACCGTGCGCGGTATCGACATCGACCGGTCCGCTCCGGCGGTGCGAGTCAGCGGGGTCCGCAACGGCGCCACCTACTACGGCGCCGCACCCACGGCCCGCTGCGTCGGCAAGGACGGCCTGTCCGGCGTCGCGTCCTGCCGGCTCACGAAGCGGACGTCGGGCGTCACCACCCGCTACCGCGCCACCGTCACCGACAAGGCGGGCAACACCCGCACCGTCACCGGCAGCTACCGCACCAGCGGCATCGTGCTCGCCGGTACCCGGTTCACGAAGGGCGCGTGGGACGTCAAGCCCGGCAAGACGTACACGATCGTCGTCTACGCGAACAGCCGCCCGCGCTACTACGACGCGGCCGTCTACCCGAAGAAGCCGTTCAAGCGCGACAGCGCCTTCCACAAGGCAGGCAAGGGACGCTGGACCCTCGGCGTGACGATGGACCGCATCATGCGCACCCACACCTACTGGAACCTCGGTGTGAAGGTCGGCGCGACCCTGCACCGCGTGAAGGTGCGCGCGCGCCACTGA
- a CDS encoding DUF4232 domain-containing protein, producing the protein MSDEPSPPGDIVECTPDEVDFSLSWRHDGDGALAGELVARNTGPRAWRLTGKPGLVLTDADGRDLAADHVVTLELRLPGYAVVAPGGVARAAVSLGRWDGTPLGPVVGVTWEGGRADVRPDGPPAPTAASGPTTTSSSWFTTG; encoded by the coding sequence ATGAGCGACGAGCCGAGCCCGCCCGGCGACATCGTCGAGTGCACTCCCGACGAGGTCGACTTCAGCCTGAGCTGGCGGCACGACGGCGATGGCGCGCTGGCCGGCGAGCTGGTCGCACGCAACACCGGGCCCCGGGCCTGGCGCCTCACCGGCAAGCCGGGTCTCGTGCTCACCGACGCCGACGGCCGCGACCTCGCCGCCGACCACGTCGTCACGCTGGAGCTACGGCTGCCCGGGTACGCGGTCGTCGCGCCCGGCGGCGTCGCGCGCGCCGCCGTCTCGCTCGGACGCTGGGACGGGACGCCGCTGGGCCCGGTCGTCGGTGTCACCTGGGAGGGCGGCCGGGCGGACGTGCGCCCCGACGGCCCACCGGCGCCGACCGCCGCGTCCGGTCCCACCACGACATCGTCCTCGTGGTTCACGACCGGCTGA
- a CDS encoding phage tail protein, with amino-acid sequence MSNPYVGEIRMFSGNFAPQGWLFCQGQLVSIDDYDTLFALIGTTYGGDGQNNFALPNLQSRIPLHQGSGYPLAAMGGQETVTLSGAQLPQHTHRASASSAAGTTTSPSGAVWAASPTPWYSTGTPATAMSGAALIPAGGSQPHDNMSPYLAVNFIISVFGIYPSPS; translated from the coding sequence ATGTCCAACCCGTACGTCGGCGAGATCCGGATGTTCTCCGGCAACTTCGCGCCCCAGGGCTGGCTGTTCTGTCAGGGCCAGCTCGTGTCCATCGACGACTACGACACGCTCTTCGCCCTGATCGGGACGACCTACGGCGGCGACGGGCAGAACAACTTCGCGCTGCCGAACCTGCAGAGTCGGATCCCGCTGCATCAGGGTTCGGGCTACCCGCTCGCGGCCATGGGCGGGCAGGAGACGGTGACGCTTTCCGGGGCGCAGCTCCCGCAGCACACGCACCGCGCGTCGGCATCGAGCGCCGCCGGGACGACGACGAGCCCGTCCGGCGCGGTCTGGGCCGCGTCGCCCACGCCGTGGTACTCGACGGGTACGCCCGCGACGGCCATGTCGGGTGCGGCCCTGATCCCGGCCGGGGGCAGCCAGCCGCACGACAACATGTCGCCCTACCTGGCCGTCAACTTCATCATCAGCGTGTTCGGCATCTACCCGTCGCCGTCCTGA
- a CDS encoding phage tail protein, with protein sequence MSDPYIGEIKTVSFNFAPSGWALCNGQTLPINQNQALFAVLGIQYGGDGVTTFRLPNLQGRIPVHQGRGFVVGNAGGEAGHVLTNNEMPAHVHPAMAQSTASTPGASPAGSVWATAAEAGYAPAPNALMAPGAVSDYGSNQPHENRPPYLVLNFIISLQGVYPSRS encoded by the coding sequence GTGAGCGATCCCTACATCGGCGAGATCAAGACGGTCTCGTTCAACTTCGCACCCTCGGGCTGGGCCCTGTGCAACGGCCAGACGTTGCCCATCAACCAGAACCAGGCGCTGTTCGCCGTGCTCGGCATCCAGTACGGCGGTGACGGCGTCACCACGTTCCGGCTGCCCAACCTGCAGGGGCGCATCCCGGTCCACCAGGGCAGGGGGTTCGTCGTCGGCAACGCCGGCGGTGAGGCGGGGCACGTGCTGACGAACAACGAGATGCCGGCGCACGTCCATCCGGCGATGGCGCAGTCGACGGCGAGCACTCCGGGGGCGTCGCCCGCCGGCTCGGTGTGGGCCACCGCGGCCGAGGCCGGCTACGCCCCGGCGCCGAACGCGCTCATGGCGCCCGGTGCGGTGAGCGACTACGGCAGCAACCAGCCGCACGAGAACCGGCCGCCCTACCTGGTCCTCAACTTCATCATCAGCCTCCAGGGCGTCTACCCGAGTCGATCCTAG
- a CDS encoding GAF and ANTAR domain-containing protein, producing MSRAVTALHAVAGVVGSDRLHVGGALLGGGAALFPQADAVGVVHIAGGGRADTSCADCSRTAATNREQHHLREGAWLDCAKTRTVIRSTDRRRDVRWTAWAEARDVFTGASVLALPLVGRRGLVGVLTAYAERPAAFDDEDEDLLVAVSRGLGAALDAVLMEHNLRIALESRGQVARAVGILMERFRIGEQDAFDRIRVASQRTHVKVRDVAEQVELTGEDPLALAVASADGAPHTARP from the coding sequence ATGTCGAGGGCGGTCACGGCGCTGCACGCCGTCGCCGGCGTCGTCGGCAGCGATCGGCTACACGTCGGTGGCGCGCTGCTCGGCGGCGGCGCCGCGCTGTTCCCGCAGGCCGACGCCGTCGGCGTCGTGCACATCGCGGGCGGGGGACGCGCCGACACGTCCTGCGCCGACTGTTCTCGCACCGCTGCCACCAATCGCGAGCAGCACCACCTCCGTGAGGGGGCCTGGCTCGACTGTGCCAAGACGCGCACGGTCATCCGCTCGACCGACCGTCGCCGGGACGTGAGGTGGACGGCGTGGGCCGAAGCCCGTGACGTCTTCACCGGCGCGTCCGTCCTCGCGCTGCCGCTCGTGGGTCGGCGCGGTCTCGTCGGCGTGCTGACCGCCTACGCCGAGCGGCCCGCCGCGTTCGACGACGAGGACGAGGACCTGCTGGTCGCCGTCTCGCGCGGGCTGGGCGCCGCACTCGACGCCGTGCTCATGGAGCACAACCTGCGCATCGCGTTGGAGAGCCGCGGCCAGGTCGCCCGGGCCGTCGGCATCCTCATGGAGCGGTTCCGCATCGGCGAACAGGACGCGTTCGACCGCATCCGCGTCGCGTCGCAACGCACCCATGTCAAGGTGCGTGACGTCGCCGAGCAGGTGGAGCTGACCGGCGAGGACCCCCTCGCGCTCGCCGTCGCGTCGGCGGACGGGGCACCGCACACCGCCCGTCCCTGA
- a CDS encoding phage tail protein, whose product MTDPFLAEIRMFAGNYPPTGWALCNGQLMPISQNTALYSLLGNIYGGDGRTTFALPNLTGSSPMQQGQGSNLSQRVLGESGGEQSVTLLSSEMPAHTHTAMGVAAQGNTSSPAGATWAQSLNGRQGAKLYSTATPNTAMNPLSTQVAGSGQPHNNMPPYLCVTFIIALQGIFPPRP is encoded by the coding sequence ATGACCGATCCCTTCCTCGCCGAGATACGCATGTTCGCCGGCAACTACCCCCCGACCGGATGGGCGCTGTGCAACGGCCAGCTCATGCCCATCTCGCAGAACACGGCGCTGTACTCGTTGCTGGGCAACATCTACGGCGGCGACGGCAGAACGACGTTCGCCCTGCCCAACCTGACCGGCAGCTCGCCGATGCAGCAGGGCCAGGGGTCGAACCTCAGCCAGCGCGTGCTCGGCGAGTCCGGCGGCGAGCAGAGCGTCACCCTGCTCAGCTCGGAGATGCCCGCGCACACGCACACCGCCATGGGTGTGGCGGCCCAGGGGAACACCTCCTCGCCCGCCGGCGCCACCTGGGCGCAGAGCCTGAACGGCCGGCAGGGCGCCAAGCTCTACTCGACCGCGACGCCGAACACCGCGATGAACCCGCTCAGCACGCAGGTGGCGGGTAGCGGTCAGCCGCACAACAACATGCCGCCCTATCTCTGCGTCACCTTCATCATCGCCCTGCAGGGCATCTTCCCGCCCCGTCCCTGA